One Spodoptera frugiperda isolate SF20-4 chromosome 30, AGI-APGP_CSIRO_Sfru_2.0, whole genome shotgun sequence genomic window carries:
- the LOC118270079 gene encoding uncharacterized protein LOC118270079: protein MNELTGYLPKAPVAVNHLKIPQGVKLADPTFNQPAPIDVLIGADIFWDILGDEQHSLGVNNPKLRNSLLGWLISGPVGRNDPQKVAHCNHASISSQENENIERMITKFWDLEDIPRDRLLDTNDRICENHFITHTKRDETGRFSVKLPLKETPNCLGDSFHLAKKRLLNLERKFKRNPVLKLDYTKFINEYSQLKHLSPSKPHNTDYSYYLCHHAVLKHDSESTKLRVVFDGSAPSSSGYSLNNILMVGPNVQDSLFSILLRARQYKYLLTGDVEKMYRQVLVHKEDRCLQRILWRESESNPIKAYDLNTLTYGTASASYLSTRCLWQLGEEQADELIKTIIQKDFYVDDLITGADSEVQLQYIQRVVTKALQAGCFNLRKFKTNVPSLFDSLEINDNDALTISESSSTLGLGWAPSTDTLNFPLKGYTDSKDDVVTKRIILSYSFRIFDPLGLLSPVVIRPKIMLQGLWKAKLDWDDPVPDSIRAEWINFSSNLNCITNLQIPRLVLGDSPTNIELHAFSDASQHAYGACIYMKSTNSNNYVTVRLLCAKSKVAPLKPTTIPRLELCAALLAARLCKSVTDSIRYSPSRIVHWCDSTVVLGWIRNDLSKLKIFVANRISVVLGWIRNDLSKLKIFVANRISEITELTNAASWRYVPTAFNPADLISRGVDARDLISSSLWWFGPNFISKSEGHRTACVDTSMPATKYRRIERLKEDILSTAWKMFRRMAPS, encoded by the exons ATGAATGAATTGACAGGCTATTTACCAAAGGCACCTGTAGCAGTGAATCATCTAAAGATTCCCCAAGGTGTAAAATTAGCTGATCCGACCTTCAACCAACCAGCGCCTATTGATGTGCTAATCGGAGCCGATATCTTCTGGGATATTCTAGGTGACGAGCAACATTCACTAGGCGTGAATAATCCAAAGCTTCGAAATTCGCTTTTGGGTTGGTTGATATCAGGTCCAGTAGGACGTAACGACCCTCAAAAGGTTGCTCATTGTAATCATGCTTCGATTTCATCacaagaaaatgaaaatatcgaAAGGATGATTACAAAATTTTGGGATTTGGAAGATATTCCCAGAGATAGGTTACTAGATACCAATGATAGGATTTGCGAAAATCACTTTATCACCCATACCAAAAGAGACGAAACAGGTAGGTTCTCAGTAAAATTGCCGCTAAAGGAAACTCCTAACTGTTTGGGTGATAGTTTTCATTTAGCCAAAAAACGGCTTCTTAATTTAGAAAGAAAGTTTAAACGAAATCCAGTACTAAAACTTGattatacaaaattcataaatgAATATTCTCAATTAAAGCATCTTTCTCCATCCAAGCCTCATAATACCGACTATAGCTATTATCTTTGTCACCATGCCGTTCTTAAACACGACAGCGAATCGACAAAGCTTCGTGTTGTTTTCGATGGGTCCGCTCCCTCGTCGTCAGGCTACTCACTCAATAACATACTGATGGTGGGACCTAATGTACAGGACTCTCTTTTCTCCATACTCCTTCGTGCCAGGCAGTACAAATATCTGCTAACGGGTGACGTAGAAAAGATGTACCGTCAGGTCCTTGTCCACAAAGAAGACCGTTGCCTGCAGCGCATCTTATGGAGAGAATCAGAGTCCAATCCCATCAAGGCGTATGACTTGAATACTCTTACTTACGGAACTGCAAGTGCGAGTTATTTGAGTACGCGGTGCTTATGGCAGTTGGGTGAGGAGCAGGCCGATGAGCTCATCAAGACTATAATACAAAAGGATTTTTATGTAGATGACCTCATCACTGGAGCTGATAGCGAGGTCCAGCTGCAATACATTCAACGTGTTGTAACAAAAGCCCTTCAGGCTGGATGTTTTAATTtacgaaaatttaaaacaaacgttCCGTCATTATTTGACAGCttagaaataaatgataatgatgcATTAACAATTAGCGAGTCTTCAAGTACATTAGGTCTAGGATGGGCCCCATCAACTGACACtttaaattttcctttaaaGGGATATACTGATAGCAAAGATGATGTAGTGACAAAACGTATCATTTTGTCTTACTCGTTTAGAATATTTGACCCACTAGGCCTCTTGAGCCCCGTTGTAATACGTCCAAAAATAATGTTGCAGGGGCTGTGGAAGGCAAAACTCGACTGGGATGATCCAGTACCAGACTCGATAAGGGCTGAATGGATTAATTTCTCAAGTAACTTGAATTGCATAACTAATTTACAAATACCTAGATTAGTATTGGGTGACTCACCAACAAACATAGAGCTGCACGCGTTCAGTGACGCCTCACAGCACGCGTATGGCGCCTGTATATACATGAAGTCAACAAACTCTAATAATTATGTCACTGTCCGCTTATTATGTGCGAAATCAAAGGTAGCACCTCTTAAACCTACCACCATACCACGATTGGAGTTATGCGCGGCTTTGCTTGCTGCTAGGCTATGTAAATCTGTAACAGATTCTATTAGATATAGCCCATCACGCATAGTTCACTGGTGCGATTCAACCGTGGTACTGGGCTGGATTAGAAATGACTTGTCTAAATTAAAGATTTTCGTTGCTAATCGTATCTCTGTGGTACTGGGCTGGATTAGAAATGACTTGTCTAAATTAAAGATTTTCGTTGCTAATCGTATCTCTGAAATTACAGAATTAACAAATGCCGCATCGTGGCGTTACGTGCCGACTGCATTTAATCCTGCAGATCTTATATCTCGAGGAGTAGATGCTAGAGACTTGATATCCTCTAGCCTATGGTGGTTCGGGCCCAATTTCATAAGTAAATCCGAG GGGCATCGTACGGCGTGCGTTGACACGTCTATGCCCGCTACCAAGTACAGAAGAATTGAAAGGTTGAAAGAAGATATTCTTTCAACGGCGTGGAAGATGTTCAGGCGCATGGCGCCTTCTTAA